GTGAAACGATCAAACAAAATTTAACACTACCGATCAACAAAAACTAAATTACAGGTATAATTTTCATATTTTTTATCATAAGAATTATCGTATTTTTAGTTTACAAAAAAAAAAAATTATCGTATTTTACACGGTTTCTTTGGATTGATATTTGTTTACTTGGTGACAAAAATAAAATATAAGCCATGATGATTGACACCTATAATGTCTTTCTTTTGTGAATTCTGTTGAAAGACTACTTGAATAGCAAGTATACATTATTCGTTTATTTGCAAGTTTATAGACTAGAATCAGATTCCTTTTCATAAAAAGAAATATAATATCTTACGGAAAAAAATTATAATTAATATTTTACTCATTGTGCTCTAATAAAATTCTCAAATAGATTTCAGAGTTGGAGAGCAAATACATTTGTCTATACTATAATGAATTTCTGGCACAAGAACCAACAGTATGTAATACTATAAATATGTTTCCAGTGTATACGGTTTTGTGTTTATAAAACAAGTAGATATCAATTCTGTGGTGGAGCTGAAAATCAAATTTTCTTCTTTTTTTTTGTTAAAGTTGTAAACTGAGTGTAATTTTTTTTATTAGTTCCACATTAATTTACTAATGCTTTACAATACATGATTATCTGTATATGAGCAATTGAGCATAATAGTCAAGGAAATTATAAGGTTAACTCTAAACTGTTGAAAGAGAAACATAACAAAAAAAAAATGTTCAAAGAAAAACATAACAAGAACTACACAAACCTTGAAACCAAGTAAAACTAATTTCAGTATAATATTATTAATAACTTTGTACGTCGAAAAGAAGAAAATGTTATTATTTACTAGAACTCAAGTATAGCCCTAGGCAAAAAAACCGGAACCGAAAAACCGAACCGGAACCGAATCAAATTACCCGAAATCGAAACCGAACCGAAACTCTCAAATATCCGAATGGTTCTTAAATTTCTATATCCGAATAACCGGAACCGAACCGGAACCGAACCGAAAACCGGACGGATACCCGAATATCCGAAAAACAAGTATCCACTTTCTAATATAAGGTAAAATGTCATCAACCCCACTCGAACATGAAGAACGAGAACATTGTTATCGCCAAACCATGTTATCTTTTATGTACTCTCTAATATTATACATATATTATATATATATGGTATTTTTATATTAAAATTCAATAAATACTTATAAAACTAGCACTTTATTGATTTGAACTCTAGTTGGATTGACAAATATACAAGTGTGTAACCACTAGACCACTTAGATTAACATATTAACTCATATATTTTGTATATATATATTTGATTCATTTATTAAATAGGTACCCGAAACCAAACCGAAACCAAACCGAAACCGAACCGAAACCAAACCGAAATCTCCTAAATACCCATTAGGTATAAGAATTATTTATCCGATATACCTGGAACCGAATGGTTCCTACCCGAAACCGAACCGAATACCCGAACGCCCAGAGCTACTCAAGTATATACATTTGTTGTCTACAAATACTGCAATACATTGAGAATAAGCATTAATCCGGCAATAGTTTACTACAATCATTCTCTTTTATTTTACTTTTCTTTTCCCGTACGCACAGTACGGGCTATATACTAGTACTGTATGTCTAAATGGATTGCCTCAAGAATATAACAAATATCATATCTGACATAAAGAAAATAAGAACGGAGGTACGCAACAGCGTAAGAGCACCCTCAACGCAAATACCCAACTTGGGTTTCTTATTTTTTTTTGCTGATTTAAAAAAAAAAAATTAAAAATGAACCAATCGCAAGCTACCACGTGTCAGTGGGACCCGCGAAACAGTGCAAAATACCTCCCTTATTTCGCGACAGAAAACAATGGTCTCCCCCGTTTTGGTGGGGTCCACACCACATTTTCCCCTAAAACCCCACCTTGCATCCTCCGTTAATCATAGCCTAAGGCCCTGTGCAAAGTATATGTATGAATTATGGAGTATGCTTTTTGTCCAGGCATCGTAAAGCCAAAATGTACTTTTCTTCTTCTTTCTTGTATCTAAAAGGAAGGAGAACAAACAAGATATCTATTTATACCACGTGATTCGATCGTATTATGTATTCAATACACGTAAAAGTTAATATAATTTTTTCTCATAAGAAAAAAAACTACATTGCCGTGATGTTCTTCAGCTCTGATCACCCTAAACACGAATTTGAAGAATCTCAGCAGTGCATATCTAGAGGTGCAATTTGCTATCTTTGTAAAAACAAGTTTTCTTTGGTGGAGGAGTCGTCAAACGCCTTTTATTGTTGTCAAGGATGTGGATCCAGTTTCCACAAGGATTGTCTCACGGTAACTTATCCAAAGTGCCATGAGCATACACTAACCTTCATTCGTCGGAAGATTCCCTTCCCTTGTGATGTTTGTGGGCAAAAGTTTCCCGATGAGATGTACGGATGTTTACAGTGCGATTTCTTTGTAAATAGACATTGTATATACCTACCAAAGGTTATAAAGATCACACGTCACTCGCACCGTCTCTCTCACGTTCTCCGCATGTCTGATGGCGACAAAGTTTGTGGAATTTGTCGGTCTCTAGTTGATGTTGGGTATGGAGGATATTCTTGTATTGACAAGACATGCAATTATTTTGCACATTTTGATTGTATTATTCGCCTCAATGTGTGGGATGGCAAAGACGTTGAAGGAGAAGAGGTTGCTGCCTCTGAAGTTGATGATGTTGCGCCCTTGTTGTTGGTGGAGGATATAGATGGAGAATCAACATGGCGTCATTTTAGCCATGACCATGACCTATTGAGAGTAGTGGAAGAGCAAGAAAGTGAGGAGTTATGTCAAGCATGCATACTTCCCACTTATAAAACCGGTAAGTTCTTGCGTTGCAAGGAGTGCGACTTTGCTCTCCACGAAACGTGCGCCAGTCTTCCTCGGAAGATGGCGCACGGGTTACATGTCCATCCCCTAACTCTACATGTCGAAACCGGGGATGGATTCTTCATTTGTTCTGTGTGCAATCAATACTCTTGTGGACTCATGTCGTACAAATGCAACCAAAAAGATTGTGGATTCAAAATGGACGTAAGGTGTGCTTCTTTTGTTGAGCCATTCAACCATACTGCTCTCCCACATGATCCATTCTATCTGGGAGTAGACTTTAACGAATACATTTACCGGTGTTACGGTTGCAGGCAACGTTCAAGGTTCACAGCAAGATGTGTCCAAGGCAGCATCGACTTTGACTTCAAATGCCTGAATTTACCAGGACAGGTGGAATACAAGTGTGACGACCATCCACTCACCTTATACTATGATCATGAAGGTCATAGCAGTGGGTGGTGTGAGATATGTGAAGAAATTATAGAGAAAAGACGAATTATCTACACCTGCCGCCATTGCTTCACCACTCTACATGTTGACTGCATCTTAGGGAAATACCCTTATTTGAAATGTGGCAATAGGATCAAAGTGAATGGCTTCGAGGTTAAGATTTCTTCAAACGATGGTGCTTCTCGCCCCATTTGTCAAACCTGTCACCGTATTTGCCAAGACAAACAGGTTTTCAATGGAAAAGATCAAGTATGCTTCTGTTCTATCAAGTGTATTCCTTCCCAAGCTTGTTCTTAGAATCGGAATAAAATGTCTAAAATAATGATCGATTATAATATTATCGCGTGGAGTAAATAAAATTATGTTTATGCTAGGACATGGCAAAACCAGTTTAATGATATGTAATAATTCTCCTTGTAATCATATGTAACAAAAATAAAATAAAAAATCTCCTTGTTAATAAAGTGACTCTCTCTATCTTAAAACTCATAAAACCAAATATTTTTTTACAGGAATAACTCATCAAGAAATCATCAAACCTTAAAAAATAGATTATGGGTTCGCTTTATATTAAATATTACACTTCAAAACTGCAATGTATCGTAATTAACGACTGAGCCCAACATGGCTACACAGAAACACTCTTGACGTTGTCATGTTCAGCTTAAAATGTATTTGTTGTAAATTTTGATTCTGGTTCATTGTTAACTCTCTTTTGATATTAATAAAGTTAAGATGTTATAAAAAAAAAAACACTCTAACGTGCAGTTCACAAGAAAGGCAGTTTTGACATTGTAAATGAAGAGAGGAGTACCCGCAGGTCACGTAGGGTTCAACTCAGCGAAGCATATTAATGGTCGCCTTGTTGACCTTCAAGAACATATGCACCATTTTTTTGCTAAAAGGTATGTAAATATTCATTTCTGACAATAAAAGATGATAGAAGTTGCTTAAGTCCCAAAAAAGGTGGAAAAAAAGACTCAAGGAACAAACTAGTAGATTTAAGTTTCGAGAACAAATTTTAAAGCTACAATTTTTGATCAAGCCACATATGAAGGCATAATTAAGATTTGTCACCTGTCTCAAACGCAAAAGCTGCAAAATCTTCTTTTGTCTTTGGATAAAATGGTATCGATACAGAGATTGGAGACTCTTTGTAAAGACTCTTTTGTAAAGACTCTTTATAGCTAAGAGGGTTTGCGAGTAATCAGAGGAGTATTATAGTATTGTTGACAAGTAGTATGATGGATGCATAGAAGAATCTAAGACTAAGAGCATCATTAACCCAAAGACTCACTTTGGGTCTCTTAATCATTTTTCAGTATTAAATGTTATATTGTTATTTAAAAGACCTCATTCTTAAAAAAAATTACACAATACTTGACAAGAATACACAATAAAACACAACAAGATTACACAACATTACAAGGCTCAGACTATACAGTATGTATATGATCATAATATGTCGATAAATGGAACAATAAGACACTTTTGTTCCTTAGCATATGAACAAAAGAACTGAGAAAATGATTATATGCTAAATCATGATCCTTTTGAGTGACCCCAAAGACTCAGACTATACAAGTGTGTACATGATCATAACAAGATAAATCAAGAAAATTTCTCTTCAATCCTCAGCATACAAGCAAAAAAACAGAGCAAATGATTCTATACTAACTCATAATCCTTATGAGTGACCATAGAGACTCAGACTTTACATACTATATAGTGAACAAAGATGATCAATTATATTTTACAGATTCTTCTAATCTTTCCCTTAATTATACATAAGAGTTGGCATGAGCCAGAAAAACACCAAAACGAATACATAGATTTCGCCTCTTTATATACAAAAGACTAACCTTGAGTAACAAGTTAACAAAACGGTGACAGGAGCCAGTAACTGATCTTCATCTTCCAGGATGTGTTCCACTGGAGAAACTCTCACGGCTGTTTGAGCTTTCGGTTATGTCCTTCAAACCAGACATAGACTGAATGTGCTGAAGTGGACCCTGTGACTGCCCAAATGGAAAAGTCAGTACTATGTACAAATGAAACTGAATTTCTAATGGACAGACAATGGCTTATGATACTACATTTTAAGATGTACTCTACAATCTCATCACCCAATTTTACCATTCATAATATTCGCCAAATCTAGACTCGTCATTGAACAGATATCCAGTGCATGCATTGTAGAGAAAGCAAGAGAAAATAATCAGATTATGAACTCACAATTAAACCATAATACACTTCTAAACTCTTAAGACTAAACACTCCTTTTTATCAACTGGGCTAGTCATCTACGCACAATTCATAAGTCTAGCTGAATGCCCACTAAGTCACAAAGAGGAACAAACTATGAAATCAACTAGGAGTTACAACGTTTCAATTCAAAGAAGAATTAAAGACACATAAGCGTTCTTACATTGCCAACAAAAACAGATCGAGCATCCACCTCCTCCTTGCCTGCTTGATCTGCTGCTATCGTAACAGGAACTGCAAATAGAATTGAATAAACAGTTGAATTACAAAAGAACTTGAATCTGCCGCTAACAAATCAGAATCAGAACAAACCTTGAGGTCCCATATCCTTCTCAACCTTGGCCTGCATCTCACGAAGAGCAGCAGCTTCATCCTCAATCGATTCTTCATCTCATCCAACTCCTATTGTTACCAACACCAAATCAATCAATCCATCCAACTCCGACGTCTGGGATTTCTCCACCGTATACGGTATACCTCGTGCCTCCATCGCCTCTCTCTCACGTCTCTTATGTTAATTGCTATTTTCTTTTTTTTTATTCCTAAATAAATTAAAATACGCTGTTAAGAGACTCCAATAATTATGGTCTAACACTCGTGTTCCTTGGCGATCAAGGAGTTGGTAAAACAAGCATCATCACTTCGCGTACGGTAACTTCAACAACAGTTATCAGGTTCCTAATCTCTTCATGTACATTGATCGATTAAAACACGACATACATGATATTGATACATACGCAACTGTTGGGTCAATATAGCTAGGTGGTTTGACCTTCCAGATTATTTTTTATATAATGATTGATCTTCTACTTCTTCCAAGTGTTCTAGGGTTTTGTGGCGTTTGTTTGTATGTCAAGCATTTACTCGAATCGTTAAAAAAAGTTAAATTTTTTTTAAAAAACCCAAATTAAGAAATTACCCTAGCACAAAAATTAGGTGATTCTTAACTAAAACCCTTAGCTAAAATTTAATAGTTAAATAGTCATTAAAGTGTACATAAAAAACCTTATGGGTTTCTAGGGATAATCATGCTCTTAGCATCATTATCCCAAATATTCATTTAGGGTCTCTTAGTTATTTTTTAATAATTTTAAGCAATAAATGGGTGTTAAGAGACTCCGTTAAGAGACCCGAACATTTATGTGCTCCAATGCGAGTCTCTTAATCAAGGGTTTTTAAAAAAAAATTCGATTTTTTTTTTAATATCGTATGTTACTAAACATTTTAAATTTCAAAAATATTTTAGTAAAAAACGTTTCACCACAAAACATTGCGTCACAAAAGAAGAAGAAAAACATCAGTTATAATCAAAACCTTTATGTACGAGAGATAAGTGATCCAAGTCCATGAAAGCTAACAATGACTTGTCATGGTGGACGGAGAAGCTTGTTCACAGCCGTGTCAAGAACATCCAAATTTCTCCCCAGGTGCTTTCTGTAGATTGATTTATCAAGGAATTGTACAACAATTTCCAACTAAAACCACAATTAACAAAGCTTTGAGCCAAAGATGGTTTGTATTTGTCTCTCTGTGTACAACACTCAACAACATGGTTGAAAAGCAAAGAACTATATCAAGGATACAACTGAGCCGCCAGAGTATCAACGCCTTTAATTTCCTCGTTTAGTATGCACATTTGAACCGAATAAGAACTCGTTCACAAATCACAACCGTGAGTGTATTTGAAATTTAATTAACCGACGATATGAAGCCACACATTTGGATTTTGGAAACATATTCGGTGTTCGCTACGATAGGTACCTGAGGCAAGAGTTGATGTAGCGGTTCCCTTTTGTGGATGCATCTAGAGCTGTAAAATTCACAAAACAAAAGAAAAGCAGTTCAAGTTGATTTCTTCATTCATTCATACAAAAGAAAAGCAGTGAGTTTTCTCTAACGTTACCGGTTTCCTGAAGGCGTCCAGCTGCATCTCCAAAGCAAGTCATGTGATCAACTGAGCTTCCTGTAGCCTATTACACCATTAGCCACGCAAACAAACAACTCTAAGCAAATAGATTAAAAGCATCAAACTTTGCAATGTTTACATCGGTCCACGGACAACTAGAGATGCGATCAGATCATTACAAAGCTCAAAACATGAAGACAAACAAGGGCACTGATGAAATCTCCTATAACCCAAAAAATTGGTTCTTTATGTTAAGTTAGACGGGCTTCCAACCAATTGGTTTTAGGTTGGAAGCCCGTCTAGCTTAACATGGTATCAGAGTCCGATCCACGCAGTCCAATCCGATCCACATCGACCCGGTCCAAAGTTGGTCCTCGATCCTTGCCCAAACATTCCGAGATTGACGCTTAAAGAGCCATCATCTCGAGGGGGCGTATTAGGGACAAAGGTCCCACATCGGTAGTTGGAAGGGATCTTTAATATATAAGATAGATGTGACATTCCACTTATCACCAATTGGTTTTAGGTTGGAAGCCCATAAATAAGATAGATGGGTCATTCCACTAATACTTTATTCTAACCTTAGAAAGAGTCGATTGGAGGGAAACGAAGAGAGACGAGAAGCTCTCCGCGATTATAGTATTGTTGACAAGTAGTGTGATGATGGATACATAGAAAGAATCTTAGGATAAGAACGAAGCAATCACGTACACTTGCATCAATCTAGTACAAAGAGAGTTGTACGTAAGTAAAATTGGCATAAAAGAAATAGTTTAACGTATATTCCCAGGCCATGACTTTGTCAGGGTCCACTTTTCTACAAAAAAATGTTTATGAACATTTTTTTAAATAAAAATAAAAAAAAATACCGAACACACAACTCTGAATTTTCTCCATTTTTATAGACTTTTCTTGGTTCTTTCACCCAAAAATAATCTCTAACGCCTTGTTCCGTAATTAAATGATCTCATATCTCTCATTGATTAGTATTAAAAATATAAAGATCGGTTCCTTTCTCTCCACTACTAGTGAGATCGATTCCTGAAGGAAAAAAAAAGAAGAAGATGGGGAGATTGTTCTTGGTGGAATTGGAAGGCAAGTCCTACTGTTGTCGTCACTGCAAAACTGATATAGCCCTCTGCGATGATGTCGTCTCCAAGGTTTTCCATAATTTCTTTTTACTGCTGCTAAATCTTTTTCTGCGATTTATCTCTCATCATTCGATGAGTACACGATCAGATTCTCTAGATTGACTGTAAAGAATCAACACTGTTGATTGCTTTGCATTGCATCGATTGTGCCTTTTTTTTTGTGTTAATTGAATCTCCATGATCAACGCTCTAAGATTCTGGATCATGAGAATTGGGGGATACTTCACATCTAGAAAAAGATTTAGCAGCAGTAAATTGTATGAAACTAGATCAATCTACAACATTTGTTACTCTTTCTATATAGCTACGTGAATCTTGAGACCATCCTGCATTCTCAATCACATATAACGATTGGTTGGTGCATAATAAGCTGTGTGGATTTTGATTACTTTATTTCTAAGTGCTTATATGGTTCACTTCACACATTGTTAAAACTATTTAAATGATATATTGCAATGTCTTTGCGCTTTGTTGAGTATAGAAGATAGTGACAACGTCTATGTCGTTTGCTTTGTTTTTTTTAACAGTCTTTTCAATCACGCCATGGGAAAGCTTACCTCTTCAGTAAGGTGTAAGTTAATCTACTTTCATTTGGTTTTTGTGTAAGCCCAACATCCTTTGCAAATGGCCAAAGCTTGATATGAATAGTTTTATGAATGTCAACTTGTGTGTGGACAGAGCGAATGTGTATACTGGGAAGAAGGAAGATAGGATGATGATGACTGGAGTGCACACCGTTTTCGATATTTACTGCGTCAAATGCGGCTCTTATGTTGGATGGAGATATGTAAGAAGAAAAACATCCAATGTTTCTTTCTTTTTTTGGCCCTTGCCTTTGCTAATCTAATGTTTTGTTTGCTATTCAGGAGTTTGCTTTTGAGAAGAGCCAAAAGTACAAGGAAGGCAAATCTGTTCTCGAAAGGTAAAGTACATTGATTCATCTCAATCACAGGTTTTGTCTTAACAAATTGTTTTTTTTTTAGTTGAGACGATAAATGTGTTTGACAGGTACAAGGTTTGGGGTCCGGATGGGAACAATTACTGGGTGGCTCAAGAAGTTGAAGCTGGAGATAGTGATACTGATGATTGATTGATGAATATGCTTTATCTCAAATAACTCATTATCTGATTTGTACATTCTCTCCTCCTCTCTCATCTCTTCTATCATTCTTTTCAATCTCTTTTTCCTCATTTTCTGAACCATCCATCTTCCATTAGTACACCTTCAGAGATCAAATGTTTGTGTTGCAACCACTTGTAGAACACATACATTATCTTATTTATCAAAGCTTTAACTTCGTTTCCAAAGTTCTTT
The DNA window shown above is from Brassica oleracea var. oleracea cultivar TO1000 chromosome C3, BOL, whole genome shotgun sequence and carries:
- the LOC106334636 gene encoding uncharacterized protein LOC106334636 produces the protein MYSIHVKVNIIFSHKKKNYIAVMFFSSDHPKHEFEESQQCISRGAICYLCKNKFSLVEESSNAFYCCQGCGSSFHKDCLTVTYPKCHEHTLTFIRRKIPFPCDVCGQKFPDEMYGCLQCDFFVNRHCIYLPKVIKITRHSHRLSHVLRMSDGDKVCGICRSLVDVGYGGYSCIDKTCNYFAHFDCIIRLNVWDGKDVEGEEVAASEVDDVAPLLLVEDIDGESTWRHFSHDHDLLRVVEEQESEELCQACILPTYKTGKFLRCKECDFALHETCASLPRKMAHGLHVHPLTLHVETGDGFFICSVCNQYSCGLMSYKCNQKDCGFKMDVRCASFVEPFNHTALPHDPFYLGVDFNEYIYRCYGCRQRSRFTARCVQGSIDFDFKCLNLPGQVEYKCDDHPLTLYYDHEGHSSGWCEICEEIIEKRRIIYTCRHCFTTLHVDCILGKYPYLKCGNRIKVNGFEVKISSNDGASRPICQTCHRICQDKQVFNGKDQVCFCSIKCIPSQACS
- the LOC106330196 gene encoding uncharacterized protein LOC106330196, producing the protein MEKIQSCVFDSFYVSIITLLVNNTIIAESFSSLFVSLQSTLSKATGSSVDHMTCFGDAAGRLQETALDASTKGNRYINSCLRLNEEIKGVDTLAAQLKHLGRNLDVLDTAVNKLLRPP
- the LOC106334641 gene encoding protein yippee-like At3g11230; the encoded protein is MGRLFLVELEGKSYCCRHCKTDIALCDDVVSKSFQSRHGKAYLFSKVANVYTGKKEDRMMMTGVHTVFDIYCVKCGSYVGWRYEFAFEKSQKYKEGKSVLERYKVWGPDGNNYWVAQEVEAGDSDTDD